The DNA segment ACCCTCACCGGGGATGTATGCGGTGACCTCGACCGAGGAGGTCAGGCGAACACGCGCGACCTTACGGAGAGCGGAGTTCGGCTTCTTGGGGGTGGTGGTGTACACGCGAGTGCACACGCCACGGCGCTGTGGACTGCCCTTGAGGGCAGCGGTCTTCAGTTTCGCGACCTTGTCGGTGCGTCCCTTACGGACCAGCTGGTTGATCGTTGGCATAAACCGGCTTTCTTCGTGTCGATAAACAGGGATCTAGCAGTTGGAGCAAGAGAACACTGCTCCTCACCCGGTACTGCTGCTGCTCCAGTACTGCTATCGCGGGTCTCTTGCACCCCGCGGTCGGGTGTGTCGCATACCCCCACACGTCCAGCCGGTTGCGCGCTCTTTTCAGCGAACGTGCGCACGGCTGTACCTCGCATAGGCACACAAACGTTCCGGCCAGGCCGGACACGACCCATAACGATACCCGGCGGCGTCACCTCGGGTCAAAACACCCCTCGCGTGGGTACGCGGGCTATCGACTGAGGTTCAGCGTGAGATCGGCGAGCTTCGCCGCGGCCTGGCACGGATCGGGATGAGCGGTGTCCGGCTGGTACTGCACCCACCACCCGAAGATGCCGTCCCGATCCGCACCGGCCGAGACCCCGCACGAGTCGGGGTCGTTCGGGCGCTGGGCCTGGATTGCCTTGCGGCCCTGCACCGTTGTGTCGGTGACGGTGTACATCATCTTCTCGTCGGCGGCCCGCTCGGCCGCCAGAGTGCCGGACTCGAACCAGTTGAACGTCACCTTCACCGTGCCCGCGGAACCTACGAGATCCCACCGGCAGATGGCCCCGAAGAAGCCGCGTTCGATGGCGTCGGCACCGGTGGTCTCGGCGATCTGATCGTCGGAGACGGCATCGCACTCGGTCAACAATTCGGTGAATTCTTGGCCACCGGAGCCTGCGAAGCTCGCCGGTCTCGCGGTTCCCTCGACGGTCTGGGCGCATCCGGCGACGAGCAACAGGGTCG comes from the Rhodococcus sp. SBT000017 genome and includes:
- the rpsL gene encoding 30S ribosomal protein S12 → MPTINQLVRKGRTDKVAKLKTAALKGSPQRRGVCTRVYTTTPKKPNSALRKVARVRLTSSVEVTAYIPGEGHNLQEHSMVLVRGGRVKDLPGVRYKIIRGSLDTQGVKNRKQARSRYGAKKEKS
- a CDS encoding DUF3558 domain-containing protein, which translates into the protein MTRRRVIAAASTLLLVAGCAQTVEGTARPASFAGSGGQEFTELLTECDAVSDDQIAETTGADAIERGFFGAICRWDLVGSAGTVKVTFNWFESGTLAAERAADEKMMYTVTDTTVQGRKAIQAQRPNDPDSCGVSAGADRDGIFGWWVQYQPDTAHPDPCQAAAKLADLTLNLSR